Proteins encoded within one genomic window of Corynebacterium aurimucosum:
- the pgm gene encoding phosphoglucomutase (alpha-D-glucose-1,6-bisphosphate-dependent), with protein sequence MAHERAGQPAQPSDLIDIAELVTAYYTRTPDADNPDQQVSFGTSGHRGSALDTAFNEAHILAITQAIVDYRAEQGTTGAIFIGRDTHALSEPAMVSALEVLLANELEVRVDDRGRYTPTPAVSHAILTNPGTDGIVITPSHNPPRDGGFKYNPPTGGPADTDATDWIAAKANDYLRAGLEGVKRVAVDGVLDERCVKHNYVDNYVADLANVVDMKAIKDAGVRIGADPMGGASVDYWAAIAEHYELNITVVNPEVDGTFRFMTLDTDGKIRMDCSSPDAMASLVDNRSKYDLATGNDADADRHGIVTPDAGLMNPNHYLAVAIEYLFSHRPQWGNAGVGKTLVSSSMIDRVVASLGRELVEVPVGFKWFVPGLVDGSLGFGGEESAGASFLRFDGTVWSTDKDGIIMDLLAAEILAVTGKTPSQRYAELAEEYGAPAYARTDAPANREQKAILKKLSPEQVTATELAGEEILAKLTEAPGNGAAIGGLKVRTENAWFAARPSGTEDKYKIYAESFRGEEHLKQVQQEAQALVSQVLGG encoded by the coding sequence ATGGCACACGAACGCGCCGGCCAACCAGCCCAGCCTTCCGATCTCATTGACATCGCAGAGCTAGTCACCGCGTATTACACCCGCACCCCCGACGCTGATAACCCCGATCAGCAGGTTTCCTTCGGCACCTCCGGGCACCGCGGCTCCGCCTTAGATACCGCCTTCAACGAGGCCCACATTCTGGCGATTACCCAGGCCATCGTGGACTACCGTGCCGAGCAGGGCACCACGGGCGCCATTTTCATTGGCCGCGATACTCATGCCCTGTCCGAGCCCGCCATGGTCTCTGCCCTCGAGGTCCTCTTAGCTAATGAGCTGGAGGTCCGCGTGGATGACCGTGGCCGTTATACCCCAACTCCGGCCGTCTCCCACGCCATCCTGACCAACCCGGGCACCGACGGCATCGTGATTACCCCGTCTCATAACCCGCCGCGCGATGGCGGATTCAAGTACAACCCGCCAACGGGCGGCCCGGCGGATACCGATGCCACCGACTGGATCGCCGCCAAGGCCAACGACTATCTGCGCGCCGGGCTCGAGGGCGTGAAACGCGTGGCGGTTGACGGCGTGCTGGATGAGCGCTGCGTGAAGCACAACTACGTGGACAACTACGTTGCGGACCTGGCGAACGTCGTGGACATGAAAGCCATCAAGGACGCCGGCGTGCGCATCGGAGCGGATCCCATGGGCGGGGCCTCGGTGGACTACTGGGCGGCCATCGCCGAGCATTACGAACTCAACATAACGGTGGTGAACCCCGAGGTAGACGGCACTTTCCGCTTCATGACGTTGGATACCGACGGCAAGATCCGCATGGACTGTTCCTCCCCGGATGCCATGGCGTCACTGGTGGATAACCGTTCCAAGTACGACCTGGCCACGGGCAACGACGCCGACGCGGACCGCCACGGCATCGTCACCCCGGATGCGGGCCTGATGAACCCGAACCACTACCTGGCTGTGGCCATCGAGTACCTGTTTAGCCACCGCCCCCAGTGGGGCAACGCCGGGGTGGGCAAGACCTTGGTCTCATCCTCGATGATTGATCGCGTCGTGGCCAGCTTGGGCCGTGAGCTCGTTGAGGTGCCGGTGGGCTTCAAGTGGTTTGTGCCGGGGCTTGTCGACGGCTCCCTGGGCTTCGGCGGTGAAGAATCCGCCGGCGCTTCCTTCCTGCGCTTCGACGGTACGGTGTGGTCCACCGACAAGGATGGCATCATCATGGATCTTTTGGCCGCCGAGATCCTGGCGGTGACGGGCAAGACTCCGTCCCAGCGCTACGCGGAGCTGGCAGAGGAATATGGTGCACCGGCCTACGCGCGTACCGACGCCCCAGCTAACCGTGAGCAGAAGGCAATCCTGAAGAAGCTCTCCCCGGAGCAGGTCACGGCCACTGAGCTGGCGGGTGAGGAGATCCTCGCCAAGCTCACCGAAGCGCCGGGCAACGGCGCGGCGATCGGTGGCCTCAAGGTGAGGACTGAGAACGCGTGGTTTGCCGCGCGCCCGTCCGGCACGGAGGATAAGTACAAGATTTACGCTGAGAGCTTCCGTGGCGAAGAACACCTCAAGCAGGTGCAGCAGGAGGCGCAAGCGCTGGTGTCACAGGTTCTGGGAGGCTAA
- a CDS encoding fluoride efflux transporter family protein, which translates to MPQILLVGCGTALGALARFGLSSLLGGGALPLLLINVLGSAVMGYAKPPAFWGTGFLGGFTSFAAFAFLTSGFDPAQAGAYVLATVVGCTAAYLMGDRLQDRRHA; encoded by the coding sequence ATGCCACAGATCCTTCTTGTGGGCTGCGGAACCGCGCTCGGGGCGCTGGCCCGCTTTGGCCTTTCTTCGCTTCTCGGGGGTGGCGCGCTGCCGCTGCTGCTCATCAACGTTCTCGGCAGCGCTGTTATGGGCTATGCCAAGCCTCCGGCATTCTGGGGCACAGGTTTCTTAGGCGGCTTCACCAGCTTTGCCGCTTTTGCTTTTCTCACCTCCGGCTTCGACCCGGCGCAGGCGGGGGCCTACGTGCTGGCGACGGTCGTCGGTTGCACCGCGGCCTACCTCATGGGTGACCGCCTGCAGGATCGGAGGCACGCATGA
- a CDS encoding FluC/FEX family fluoride channel, with amino-acid sequence MILSILAVLAGGFVGGCGRYLLTRVLPSPTCTFAANLIGAAVAGVAYGYATHAHTPEYFLPLLAAGLAGGLSTWSTLAKELGEMIKAKRWWRLARYLFWTIGLGIVVAWRGAWVGSLLA; translated from the coding sequence ATGATTCTCTCCATCCTGGCCGTACTCGCCGGTGGCTTTGTCGGTGGCTGCGGGCGCTACCTGCTCACCCGTGTGCTGCCTTCCCCCACATGTACCTTTGCCGCCAACCTCATTGGCGCAGCCGTGGCGGGCGTGGCCTACGGCTATGCCACGCATGCCCACACCCCTGAGTATTTTCTCCCCCTGCTAGCAGCCGGACTCGCCGGCGGGCTATCCACGTGGTCCACGCTGGCCAAGGAACTGGGAGAAATGATAAAGGCCAAGCGCTGGTGGCGCTTGGCGCGTTATCTCTTCTGGACCATCGGCCTGGGAATCGTGGTGGCCTGGCGCGGAGCGTGGGTAGGTTCGCTTCTCGCCTAA
- a CDS encoding ABC transporter permease, whose translation MATKNTMRTVSVRNILAHKLRLALTLLAVVLGTAFISGSFMFTNSLSNTFDSAVSTAFTGVDAAVSQKEGGPNLDQKMRDDIAADPDVRAVNMQSSQTVVVANKDAEAFQTGGGISSVQPYYPEEQSVGEPATLVDGSEPNGTGEVLINDSAAEEFGIHVGDTLLVVHPDQRDEVKVVGVVKPAVDQGPSLTLLMGHEAFVERYGNSAQLKVAAAEGVDADALVDHLNETFEVKAESGQKLADEISDQISSALKFVNYFLIAFGLIALLVGTFIIANTFSMIVAQRTKEFALLRALGASRGQITRSVVTEAFIVGLVGSAVGVIAGMGLVALIKAVFEAKDMPMGGGLGLSVSAVVVPLLLGAVVTIISAWAPARRAGAVKPVEAMRTTESAAGSSLLVRSVLGGFLLVVGIIFALVGVFVDASTGFRASLVGLGALNLILGFFLAGPAISLPIVPGIGRVVGAPFGAVGKLASTNSARNPRRTAATAFALMLGVALVTSIGMLGATMKASVADAVEQDAHADFLLSGPTSGNFPTPNETAQRARDTEGAGQVVAMSTAPLQVDGQASMNYGPEMLISQVIDGNADDILNLTVVEGAVNTGEEPGFIAEAGLAAEQGWEVGQSYELAGPDPSRTAQVKLLGTYEHFEMLSGLAVSKSAAEDVVDPGSLDVMVVSVNAEEGYDKEKLRANLEKSVKDLVVVQVRTSEEYAGEAAGMIDQMLTILYALLALAVVIAVLGIVNTLTLGVIERRQEIGMLRAVGTQRRQIRTMVTVESVQIALFGALMGILMGLGMGWSFISVLSDEGLDTATVPWLMLAVMFVGSGIVGVLAALWPAQRAAQTPPLDAIAD comes from the coding sequence ATGGCCACAAAGAACACCATGCGCACGGTGTCCGTGCGCAACATTCTCGCGCATAAGCTGCGTCTTGCCCTGACCCTGCTGGCGGTGGTGCTCGGCACCGCGTTCATCTCGGGTTCCTTCATGTTCACCAATTCACTCTCGAACACCTTCGACTCTGCGGTATCTACCGCGTTTACGGGCGTGGATGCGGCCGTGAGCCAGAAGGAGGGCGGCCCCAACCTCGATCAGAAGATGCGCGATGACATCGCCGCCGACCCCGATGTGCGCGCGGTGAACATGCAAAGCAGCCAGACGGTCGTGGTAGCAAACAAGGACGCCGAGGCCTTTCAAACCGGTGGGGGCATCTCCAGCGTGCAGCCCTACTACCCGGAGGAGCAGTCCGTCGGTGAGCCTGCCACGCTTGTCGACGGCTCTGAGCCGAACGGGACCGGCGAAGTCCTCATTAATGATTCCGCCGCTGAAGAGTTCGGTATCCACGTCGGCGATACTCTCCTCGTGGTCCACCCGGACCAGCGTGATGAGGTGAAGGTCGTGGGCGTCGTCAAGCCTGCGGTGGACCAAGGCCCCAGCCTGACCTTGCTCATGGGCCACGAGGCCTTCGTCGAGCGCTATGGCAATTCTGCCCAGTTGAAGGTCGCGGCGGCCGAGGGCGTCGATGCCGATGCCCTCGTGGACCACCTCAACGAGACCTTTGAGGTTAAGGCGGAATCTGGCCAGAAACTGGCCGATGAGATTTCGGATCAGATTTCCTCTGCCCTGAAATTCGTCAACTACTTCCTTATCGCTTTCGGCCTCATCGCGCTGTTGGTGGGCACGTTTATCATTGCGAATACTTTCTCGATGATCGTGGCTCAGCGCACCAAGGAGTTCGCACTCCTGCGTGCACTCGGCGCCTCCCGTGGGCAGATTACGCGCTCGGTGGTCACAGAGGCCTTCATCGTGGGCCTTGTGGGTTCTGCCGTGGGCGTGATCGCCGGCATGGGCCTGGTGGCACTCATCAAGGCAGTTTTTGAAGCCAAGGACATGCCCATGGGCGGCGGTCTGGGCCTGAGCGTTAGCGCAGTCGTCGTGCCGTTGCTTTTGGGTGCCGTGGTCACCATCATTTCCGCGTGGGCGCCGGCGCGCCGGGCGGGTGCGGTGAAACCCGTGGAGGCCATGCGCACCACCGAGTCTGCGGCTGGTTCTTCGTTGCTCGTGCGCAGCGTGCTGGGCGGGTTTCTGCTGGTTGTAGGCATCATCTTCGCGCTTGTCGGAGTGTTTGTTGATGCCTCCACAGGCTTCCGCGCCTCCCTCGTGGGCCTCGGTGCGCTCAACCTAATCCTTGGTTTCTTCCTTGCCGGCCCGGCCATCTCCCTGCCTATCGTTCCGGGGATCGGCCGCGTGGTTGGCGCGCCCTTTGGTGCGGTGGGCAAGCTGGCGTCGACGAATTCGGCGCGTAACCCGCGCCGAACCGCGGCTACCGCGTTCGCTCTCATGCTGGGCGTGGCGCTGGTGACCTCGATCGGCATGTTGGGTGCGACGATGAAAGCCTCGGTTGCCGATGCCGTCGAACAGGATGCCCACGCGGACTTCTTGCTGTCCGGTCCGACGTCCGGAAACTTCCCGACGCCGAACGAGACGGCGCAGCGTGCCCGCGATACCGAGGGCGCTGGCCAGGTCGTAGCGATGAGTACTGCGCCACTACAGGTGGATGGCCAGGCTTCGATGAATTATGGCCCGGAAATGTTGATAAGCCAGGTCATCGATGGCAACGCCGATGACATCCTCAACCTCACCGTGGTCGAAGGCGCCGTGAACACGGGCGAGGAGCCTGGCTTCATCGCCGAGGCCGGCTTGGCTGCGGAGCAGGGCTGGGAAGTCGGTCAGTCCTATGAGCTGGCCGGCCCGGATCCCTCCCGCACCGCGCAGGTGAAGCTCCTCGGCACGTATGAGCATTTTGAGATGCTTTCGGGTCTGGCCGTGTCCAAGTCCGCGGCGGAGGACGTTGTTGACCCCGGCAGTCTCGACGTCATGGTGGTCTCCGTGAATGCGGAAGAGGGCTATGACAAGGAGAAACTGCGCGCCAACCTGGAGAAGTCCGTCAAGGACCTCGTCGTGGTGCAGGTGCGCACCAGTGAGGAATACGCCGGCGAGGCTGCCGGCATGATTGACCAGATGCTCACGATTCTCTATGCGCTACTGGCTTTGGCCGTGGTCATTGCGGTCTTGGGCATTGTCAATACCCTCACGCTGGGCGTGATCGAACGCCGACAAGAAATCGGCATGCTGCGCGCGGTGGGTACCCAGCGCCGCCAGATCCGCACGATGGTCACCGTGGAATCGGTACAGATTGCCCTCTTCGGTGCGCTCATGGGCATCCTCATGGGCCTGGGGATGGGGTGGTCCTTCATCTCCGTGCTTTCCGACGAAGGCCTCGATACCGCGACGGTTCCGTGGTTGATGCTCGCGGTCATGTTCGTGGGCTCCGGAATCGTCGGTGTGCTGGCAGCGCTATGGCCAGCGCAGCGCGCGGCACAGACCCCACCGTTGGACGCCATCGCTGACTAG
- a CDS encoding ABC transporter ATP-binding protein, which produces MTTPTMTAAARAVDLFKQYGQGDTAVTALDHVDVEFARNTFTAIMGPSGSGKSTLMHTMAGLDSATSGSAFIGDTDMSQLSDKDITALRRDRLGFIFQSFNLVPTLTAAENITLPTDIAGHKVDKEWFDEVTSRLGLSERLNHRPAELSGGQQQRVACARALVSRPEIIFGDEPTGNLDSNSSAEVLDILRTAVDKDGQTVVIVTHDAKAASYADRVVFLADGRLVNELTNPTMESIHAVMAEIEG; this is translated from the coding sequence ATGACCACCCCAACGATGACTGCTGCGGCTCGCGCCGTTGACCTGTTCAAACAATACGGTCAGGGAGACACCGCAGTCACCGCGTTGGACCACGTCGACGTTGAGTTCGCGCGCAACACCTTCACCGCCATCATGGGCCCGTCGGGCTCCGGCAAATCCACCCTCATGCACACCATGGCGGGGCTCGATTCGGCGACGTCCGGTTCGGCCTTCATCGGTGACACCGATATGTCGCAGCTCAGTGACAAGGATATTACGGCCCTGCGCCGCGACCGACTGGGCTTCATCTTTCAGTCCTTCAACCTGGTGCCCACGCTGACTGCGGCAGAAAACATCACGCTGCCCACCGATATCGCTGGCCACAAGGTGGATAAAGAGTGGTTCGATGAGGTCACTTCCCGCCTAGGCTTGTCCGAGCGCTTGAATCACCGCCCAGCAGAGCTCTCCGGCGGCCAGCAACAGCGCGTGGCCTGCGCGCGGGCCCTGGTTTCGCGCCCCGAGATCATCTTCGGCGATGAGCCGACCGGCAACCTGGATTCGAACTCCTCCGCCGAGGTGCTCGACATTTTGCGCACCGCCGTGGACAAGGATGGTCAGACCGTCGTTATCGTCACGCACGATGCCAAGGCCGCCTCCTATGCAGACCGCGTGGTCTTTCTTGCCGATGGCCGCCTCGTGAATGAACTCACCAACCCAACCATGGAGTCCATCCACGCCGTGATGGCAGAAATCGAGGGCTAG
- a CDS encoding phytoene/squalene synthase family protein, with protein sequence MRASLSALEHYDRCAEAAAAQIMRHYSTSFSLATRLLSPRVRVDIRNLYAMVRTADEIVDAGLDPQDAALLLDAYETTIRNAPSQRFHADPVVHAYALSARRCGFQDEHIAEFFASMRCDLTRTSHTAESFKAYVRGSAEVIGLLCLDTFYAGAPRPDDVEEGAERLGAAFQKINFLRDLHEDSTELGRAYFPTLREPDKLDEETKAAIISDIREDLAHARTAMDLLPLGSRVGVAAAAALFTELTDLLEATPAHEIMTTRVSVPAARKAVLISRAAAHAARNKG encoded by the coding sequence ATGCGCGCATCTCTTTCCGCTCTGGAACATTATGACCGCTGTGCCGAAGCAGCCGCGGCTCAGATCATGCGCCACTACTCCACCAGTTTTTCCCTGGCCACGCGACTTCTTTCACCCCGGGTGCGGGTGGATATCCGCAATTTATACGCCATGGTGCGCACCGCCGATGAAATCGTCGACGCCGGGCTCGATCCCCAGGACGCCGCCCTGCTTCTCGACGCCTACGAAACCACCATCCGCAACGCCCCCTCCCAACGTTTTCACGCCGACCCGGTCGTGCACGCCTACGCGCTGTCCGCGCGGCGCTGCGGGTTCCAGGACGAACACATTGCAGAGTTCTTTGCCTCCATGCGTTGTGACCTCACGCGCACCTCCCACACAGCGGAGTCTTTTAAGGCCTATGTTCGGGGCTCTGCAGAAGTCATTGGGCTGCTATGCCTGGATACTTTTTATGCCGGTGCACCTCGGCCTGACGACGTCGAAGAAGGAGCGGAGCGCCTGGGTGCCGCGTTTCAGAAGATCAACTTTTTGCGGGACCTGCACGAAGACTCTACTGAGCTGGGCCGCGCTTATTTTCCTACGCTGCGTGAGCCAGACAAACTCGATGAGGAAACGAAGGCCGCGATCATTTCTGATATCCGCGAAGACTTAGCCCATGCCCGCACGGCCATGGACCTGCTTCCCCTTGGCTCCAGGGTGGGGGTAGCCGCAGCGGCGGCTCTTTTCACGGAGCTTACGGATCTCCTCGAGGCCACTCCTGCGCATGAGATCATGACTACCCGCGTCAGTGTGCCCGCTGCGCGGAAAGCTGTCCTCATCAGCCGCGCTGCAGCGCACGCGGCACGAAATAAAGGTTAA
- the crtI gene encoding phytoene desaturase family protein, with protein sequence MSKHVVVIGAGIAGLATAALLLREGMRVTVVDKQRSVGGRAGSLAVEGFRFDTGPSWYLMPEAFDEFFRACGTSTGRELDLVDLSPAYRVINEDGATLDIETGVDNVAELFESLEPGAGAKVRAYLSRASDVYAIALRNFLYTTFSRPTQLLNKDVLTRLGTLALLLTRSLDALVAAQFKDYRLRQVLTYPAVFLSTEPQAAPALYSLMSHTDLVEGVRYPLGGFAAVVDAIARQAAGATFELGTAVVAINHAHGRATGVTLDDGRMIPADAIVSAADLHHTETALLPTDLQTYPERYFAHRDPGLGTVLVFLGVKGALPQLAHHTLLFSTDWTPDFRAVYHGPEPLRPLGSSESIYVSKTSATDSSVAPEGYENLFILIPVPAEESYGHGDAYGAAESPRVSAIARAAVAQLGSWMGIEDLEERVVVKRTLGPADFAEQYNSWSGGAVGPAHTLRQSAFFRGRNQSRKLPNLYYAGGTTVPGVGVPMCLISAHNVLTRMREQY encoded by the coding sequence ATGAGCAAACATGTTGTTGTCATCGGCGCTGGTATTGCAGGCCTAGCCACCGCTGCCTTGCTGTTGCGGGAGGGGATGCGGGTGACGGTCGTCGACAAGCAACGCAGCGTTGGTGGACGCGCGGGAAGCTTGGCCGTGGAGGGCTTCCGTTTCGATACCGGCCCCTCGTGGTACCTCATGCCGGAGGCCTTCGATGAGTTTTTCCGCGCCTGCGGCACCAGTACCGGGCGCGAGCTGGACCTAGTGGACCTCTCCCCTGCCTACCGTGTTATCAACGAAGACGGCGCGACCCTCGATATAGAAACGGGCGTGGATAACGTAGCAGAGCTTTTTGAATCCTTGGAGCCGGGCGCTGGCGCCAAGGTGCGTGCGTACCTCTCCAGGGCCTCCGACGTATACGCCATTGCCCTGCGCAACTTCTTATACACCACCTTCTCCCGCCCCACGCAGCTTCTCAACAAAGACGTCCTCACCCGACTGGGCACGCTCGCGCTGCTGCTGACTCGCTCGCTGGATGCGCTGGTGGCCGCCCAGTTTAAGGATTACCGCCTGCGCCAGGTCCTGACTTACCCCGCGGTGTTTCTCTCCACCGAACCACAGGCCGCGCCGGCACTGTATTCCTTGATGAGCCACACGGACTTGGTGGAGGGCGTGCGCTACCCCTTAGGAGGCTTCGCGGCTGTTGTCGACGCTATCGCGAGGCAAGCAGCCGGCGCCACCTTCGAGCTTGGCACAGCGGTGGTAGCAATCAACCACGCGCACGGGCGCGCGACGGGCGTCACGCTTGACGACGGCCGCATGATCCCCGCCGACGCCATCGTCTCCGCCGCTGACCTGCACCACACAGAAACCGCTCTGCTTCCCACGGACCTGCAAACATACCCGGAACGCTACTTTGCCCACCGTGACCCTGGCCTAGGCACCGTTTTAGTCTTCCTCGGTGTGAAGGGTGCCCTTCCGCAGCTGGCACACCATACGCTGCTATTCAGCACAGACTGGACCCCCGATTTTAGGGCCGTCTACCACGGCCCTGAGCCGTTGCGGCCGTTGGGTTCCTCGGAGTCGATCTATGTTTCAAAAACCTCTGCCACCGATTCCAGTGTGGCTCCGGAAGGCTACGAGAATCTCTTCATCCTCATTCCCGTTCCGGCAGAAGAATCCTACGGCCATGGCGATGCCTACGGCGCTGCGGAATCTCCCCGCGTTAGCGCCATCGCCCGTGCTGCCGTGGCGCAGCTGGGGTCCTGGATGGGGATTGAGGATCTGGAGGAGAGGGTCGTCGTCAAGCGCACGCTCGGCCCCGCCGACTTTGCCGAGCAGTACAATTCCTGGTCCGGCGGCGCCGTAGGCCCTGCCCATACGCTGCGCCAGTCCGCATTCTTCCGGGGCCGGAACCAATCCCGTAAGCTGCCCAACCTGTACTACGCCGGTGGCACCACGGTCCCGGGCGTGGGCGTGCCCATGTGCCTGATTTCGGCCCACAACGTCCTCACGCGGATGCGTGAACAGTACTAA
- a CDS encoding DUF2262 domain-containing protein, with product MLSLYREFSDHDVVKTILSFEETEFLFVVAAAPKKSVSDDPYAEDKTHIQLMSLPGVALKLLPEGELITGDIAVRYPQLFQTVAGKTLWDPREITELEPFRVFHARGSHHFHERSKEHYVDIWEILPDVADAAMEQLLARIDVPVELDSTFGPLVLDRCTDTFEGRAEELGVDISIVHEGEELLLAESTNLKRKFKAPLSVINKVLSSEFLEAAQRFAAAKALRAANRWRHDVAVSEGNSVPAPELTTSDVYAKLTPVAVEVPQRGNLSVEFDDGYLFGGHPVTVKVRRNGKPASLELDA from the coding sequence ATGCTTTCCCTCTACCGTGAATTTTCGGACCATGACGTTGTTAAAACGATACTGAGCTTCGAAGAAACTGAGTTTCTCTTCGTCGTGGCAGCCGCGCCGAAGAAATCGGTGAGTGATGATCCTTATGCTGAGGACAAAACGCACATTCAGCTCATGAGCTTGCCTGGAGTTGCTTTAAAGCTGTTGCCGGAAGGCGAGCTGATTACTGGCGACATCGCAGTGCGCTATCCGCAGCTCTTCCAGACAGTCGCAGGAAAAACGCTGTGGGATCCGCGTGAAATTACAGAACTTGAGCCTTTCAGGGTGTTTCATGCTCGGGGTAGCCACCACTTCCACGAGAGGAGCAAAGAGCACTATGTCGATATCTGGGAGATTCTTCCAGATGTAGCCGATGCAGCCATGGAGCAGCTTCTTGCCCGGATTGACGTTCCGGTAGAGCTTGATTCCACATTCGGTCCGTTGGTGCTCGACCGCTGTACAGATACATTCGAAGGCAGAGCAGAAGAACTCGGAGTTGATATCAGCATCGTGCATGAAGGGGAGGAGCTTCTTCTCGCGGAGAGTACGAATCTCAAGCGAAAATTCAAGGCACCGCTCTCTGTGATCAACAAGGTGCTCAGTTCCGAGTTCCTCGAGGCGGCCCAGCGCTTTGCTGCTGCAAAGGCCCTCCGAGCCGCCAACCGTTGGCGCCACGACGTTGCCGTGTCCGAGGGCAATAGTGTCCCGGCGCCGGAACTTACTACCAGCGACGTATACGCCAAACTCACTCCCGTTGCCGTTGAGGTTCCTCAACGTGGCAACCTCAGCGTCGAGTTTGATGATGGCTATCTTTTTGGCGGTCACCCCGTAACAGTGAAGGTAAGACGCAACGGTAAGCCTGCATCCCTTGAGCTCGATGCTTAG
- the mgtE gene encoding magnesium transporter, giving the protein MAETIEQASETVEAWLKQEDAIDPKKAPRLQELLARVPRQELIAIVERQNALRAALALRLLPREKSIAVFDALDAKHQADIIDELGNADVYEFFDELDPEDRVALLDELPAEIADRLLRSLTQTQRDVTGVILGYTKGSVGRRMSPEVPDIHPEMSMEDALRTLRDTADELETIYTVPVTRKDRRLVGVVSLRDLFTAKRGVLIEDIMKEPVYARATADAEETVRWFLPLDMLALPIVDDSHRLVGLLTWDDATDIMEEADSEDSARSGGTEALQQPYLSTPLLKLVRSRILWLLVLAVSALLTVRVLDSFEDTLAKAVVLSLFIPLLTGTGGNTGNQAATTVTRALALGDVRTRDLLSVMWRELRVGMLLGAVLGLAGLVLATVVYGLDIGIVIGSTLFLICSMSATVGGLMPIVAKTVGADPAVFSNPFISTFCDATGLIIYFFIAKSVLGI; this is encoded by the coding sequence ATGGCAGAAACTATTGAACAGGCCAGCGAGACCGTAGAGGCATGGCTGAAGCAAGAAGACGCTATTGATCCTAAAAAGGCCCCTCGCCTCCAGGAACTCTTAGCTCGCGTTCCCCGTCAAGAGCTCATCGCGATTGTAGAGCGCCAGAATGCGCTCCGCGCTGCGCTAGCCCTCCGCCTGCTGCCACGGGAAAAGTCCATCGCGGTCTTTGATGCGCTCGATGCAAAGCACCAGGCGGACATCATTGATGAGCTGGGGAATGCCGATGTTTATGAATTCTTCGACGAGTTGGATCCCGAAGACCGCGTGGCGCTCTTGGATGAGCTGCCCGCCGAGATTGCGGATCGCCTCCTCCGCTCACTAACCCAGACGCAGCGCGATGTCACCGGAGTGATCCTTGGCTACACGAAGGGCTCCGTCGGCCGTCGTATGTCGCCAGAGGTGCCCGACATTCACCCGGAAATGAGCATGGAAGATGCCCTGCGCACACTACGCGATACCGCCGATGAACTGGAGACCATCTATACCGTTCCGGTGACGCGCAAGGACCGTCGCCTGGTGGGCGTCGTAAGCCTGCGCGATCTCTTCACGGCGAAGAGGGGCGTGCTCATTGAGGACATCATGAAGGAACCGGTTTATGCGCGGGCGACTGCTGACGCTGAAGAAACCGTACGGTGGTTCCTGCCCCTCGATATGCTGGCGCTGCCGATTGTGGATGATTCCCACCGCCTCGTTGGTCTTCTTACGTGGGACGATGCCACGGACATCATGGAGGAAGCGGACAGCGAGGACTCGGCTCGTTCCGGTGGTACGGAAGCGCTCCAGCAGCCTTACTTGTCGACGCCGTTGCTCAAGCTCGTTCGCTCCCGCATTCTCTGGCTGCTCGTGCTCGCTGTGTCAGCGTTGTTGACCGTGCGGGTTCTCGATTCCTTCGAGGACACCCTGGCCAAGGCGGTCGTACTTTCTCTGTTTATCCCCCTCCTCACTGGCACGGGCGGCAATACAGGAAACCAGGCGGCTACTACAGTGACCCGTGCGCTCGCGCTTGGCGACGTCCGAACGCGCGACCTCCTTTCCGTAATGTGGCGCGAGCTGCGCGTCGGAATGCTGCTCGGCGCCGTACTCGGACTGGCTGGTCTCGTCTTGGCGACGGTGGTCTACGGCCTCGATATCGGTATCGTGATCGGCTCCACCCTGTTTCTTATTTGCTCGATGTCAGCGACCGTTGGCGGGCTCATGCCGATTGTGGCCAAGACGGTTGGTGCGGACCCTGCTGTGTTTTCTAACCCGTTCATCTCCACGTTCTGTGACGCGACGGGCTTGATTATCTACTTCTTCATCGCAAAATCGGTGTTGGGCATCTAG